The Planctomycetota bacterium genome includes a region encoding these proteins:
- a CDS encoding glycyl radical protein, with the protein MTERTERLRQASLAAKPCISAERAVLMTDFYQAHEGKLSPPRMRAMAFHFLCEHKTIWIGPDELIVGERGPRPKAVPTFPELTCHSLDDLRVLHSRPKTSYAVPEECRRVYEERIIPYWRGRSMRDRIFAAVSLEWKEAYDAGLFTEFMEQRAPGHTVLDDKVYRKGMLDFKREIAQAIAALDPIGDPDAYAKREQLAAMDIACDAVILFAERHAALAREMAAREADPARKADLERIAAVCTRVPAHAPSDFHEALQMYWWCHLAVITELNGWDSFSPGHLDQHLLPFYRRGLADGSLTPAAARELLEAFFVKFNNHPAPPKVGVTAEESGTYTDFANINLGGVAPDGSDGSNELSHMLLDIVDEMHLLQPSTNLQVSVKTPDELLKHALRVIRKGYGFPSLFNVEAVVAEQLRMGKSLEDARAGGCSGCVETGAFGKEAYILTGYFNLPKILELALHNGLDPRTGKQLGPQTGPPESLATFDALFAAFATQVKHFLEVKLRGNALIEQLYARTMPAPFLSVITDDCIRKGRDYNAGGARYNNSYVQFVGIGSLTDSLAALKQLVYDEAAIALPDLLAVLRANFAGHEPLRHRLLNRTHKYGNDDPEADALTVRAFDLLVALLDGRPNTKGGCYRVEMLPTTSHVYFGSVTGATPDGRLAGQPLSEGISPVQGADRKGPTAVIRSAARMDHLRTGGALLNMKFTPSLVGDEAGIESLARLVRTYFALGGHHVQFNIVTAATLRKAQSHPEAFRDLIVRVAGYSDYFTDLARDLQDEIIARTEHTRF; encoded by the coding sequence GTGACAGAGCGGACGGAACGCCTCAGACAAGCGAGCCTCGCGGCGAAGCCCTGCATCAGCGCCGAGCGCGCGGTGCTGATGACGGACTTCTATCAAGCCCACGAGGGCAAGCTCTCGCCCCCCAGGATGCGGGCGATGGCGTTCCACTTCCTGTGCGAGCACAAGACGATCTGGATCGGGCCCGACGAGCTGATCGTGGGCGAACGCGGCCCGCGGCCCAAGGCCGTGCCCACCTTCCCCGAACTCACCTGCCACAGCCTCGACGACCTGCGCGTTCTCCACTCGCGGCCCAAGACCAGCTATGCCGTGCCCGAGGAATGCCGCCGGGTCTACGAGGAGCGCATCATCCCCTACTGGCGCGGGCGGAGCATGCGCGACCGCATCTTCGCCGCTGTAAGCCTCGAATGGAAAGAAGCTTACGACGCTGGCCTGTTCACCGAGTTCATGGAGCAGCGCGCCCCGGGTCACACGGTGCTCGACGACAAGGTCTACCGCAAAGGCATGCTCGACTTCAAGCGCGAGATCGCGCAGGCCATCGCGGCGCTCGACCCCATCGGCGACCCCGACGCCTACGCCAAGCGCGAGCAGCTCGCGGCCATGGACATCGCTTGCGACGCCGTGATCCTCTTCGCCGAGCGTCACGCCGCACTCGCCCGCGAAATGGCCGCCCGAGAGGCCGACCCAGCCCGCAAGGCCGACCTCGAACGCATCGCCGCCGTCTGCACCCGCGTGCCAGCCCACGCGCCCAGCGACTTCCACGAGGCGCTGCAAATGTATTGGTGGTGCCACCTTGCGGTGATCACGGAACTGAACGGCTGGGACTCCTTTTCGCCCGGACACCTGGACCAGCACCTTCTGCCCTTCTACCGCCGCGGCCTGGCCGACGGCTCGCTTACCCCCGCCGCCGCCCGCGAACTGCTCGAGGCGTTCTTCGTCAAGTTCAACAACCACCCAGCTCCGCCGAAGGTGGGCGTAACCGCCGAAGAATCAGGCACTTACACTGACTTCGCCAACATCAACCTCGGCGGCGTCGCGCCCGATGGCTCGGACGGCTCGAACGAGCTCTCGCACATGCTCCTCGATATCGTGGACGAAATGCACCTCCTCCAGCCCAGCACGAACCTCCAGGTCTCAGTCAAGACGCCCGACGAGCTGCTCAAGCACGCCCTGCGCGTCATCCGCAAGGGCTACGGCTTCCCCTCCCTCTTCAACGTCGAAGCCGTTGTGGCCGAACAACTTAGAATGGGCAAGAGCCTCGAGGACGCACGCGCCGGCGGCTGTTCGGGCTGCGTCGAGACCGGCGCCTTCGGCAAGGAAGCCTACATCCTCACAGGCTACTTCAACCTCCCGAAAATCCTGGAGTTAGCACTCCATAACGGCCTCGACCCACGCACAGGCAAACAGCTCGGCCCGCAGACCGGCCCCCCTGAGTCGCTCGCCACCTTCGATGCTCTCTTCGCCGCCTTCGCCACGCAAGTCAAGCATTTTCTGGAGGTTAAGCTACGCGGCAACGCCCTCATCGAACAGCTCTACGCCCGCACCATGCCCGCCCCCTTCCTCTCGGTGATCACCGACGACTGCATCCGCAAGGGCCGCGACTACAACGCCGGCGGTGCCCGCTATAACAACTCCTACGTGCAATTCGTTGGCATTGGCTCACTTACGGACTCGCTTGCCGCCCTCAAGCAACTCGTCTACGATGAGGCAGCCATCGCCCTGCCCGACCTCCTCGCCGTCCTCCGAGCCAACTTCGCCGGCCACGAGCCCCTCCGCCATCGCCTGCTCAACCGCACACACAAGTACGGCAACGACGACCCGGAGGCCGACGCGCTCACCGTGCGCGCCTTCGACCTCCTCGTCGCCCTCCTCGACGGCCGGCCCAACACCAAGGGCGGCTGCTACCGCGTCGAGATGCTGCCCACCACCAGCCACGTCTACTTCGGCTCCGTCACCGGCGCCACGCCCGACGGCCGCCTCGCCGGCCAGCCCCTCTCGGAGGGCATCAGCCCCGTCCAGGGAGCCGACCGCAAGGGCCCCACCGCCGTCATCAGGTCGGCCGCCCGCATGGACCACCTCAGGACCGGCGGCGCGCTCCTCAACATGAAGTTCACCCCCAGCCTCGTCGGCGACGAGGCGGGCATCGAGAGCCTCGCGCGCCTCGTGCGCACCTACTTCGCCCTGGGCGGCCATCACGTGCAGTTCAACATCGTCACGGCGGCCACCCTCCGCAAGGCCCAGAGCCACCCCGAGGCGTTCCGCGACCTCATCGTCCGCGTCGCCGGCTACAGCGACTACTTCACCGATCTCGCCCGCGACCTCCAGGACGAGATCATCGCCCGCACCGAGCACACGCGCTTCTGA